ATTGACATGGAAATCAATCGAATGGAGTTAACTAAAAAGAATTTAAAGCTATACGAGAAAGCCAAACAATATATTGAGTATTACACCCTCGCTAAAAATAGAAAACCAAGACAATTACATATTACTAAAGAGCAGTTGGAAGCCTTTAAAACGAACTTAATTAAATACAATTGCAAGCCGCCGTATACCATTAATGGCGTGCGGCTTATACCCTTAAACTAAGGAAGACGCCGATAACCATGATCAATAACGAACTGGACTTACAACCATGGAAACCACGCACCAGGGTGTTTAATTATCGTCGTATTGATGCTAATAGTAATGAAATAGGCGTCACTGAGTTTATTCTTGATCAGTCTGCAGGTATCGCTAACCAGGCAATAGCTAAAATGGTTGCCTCAAATAAATTAAAAAATAATGACTTTGATGCTGAAAAATTGAGTAAAGATAACCAAAAGCTAGTTAATAAAATTTACCAATACATTCAAGTTTTTGAGGCGAATAAAGGTCGTAAGCCACACTTTATTTGGCTTACTCACGACCAGATAAGAAGTATAAAAAGTGATTGCAGAAAAGCTGGAATCTCACCCCCTAAAAATTTCCGAGGGGTAATGTACACGCACTATTTAGGAGCTGTTTAATTATGTTGACTGTAACACGTCGTATAGGTGAATCCCTGAAGGTTGGGGATTACCGGCTGGTAATGCGAGCGAGAAGAGTGGGCGGAGTAACGCTCACTACCTTGCATCGAGGTCATATAAGCATTAAAGACATTGAGTTTGGCCACCCCCTTAAGTTGAATCACGAGATAACAGTTTACCCCTACCCTAGCAATAGGGAGAGTTTATCTAAGTCAATGGGGCAGGCAAAGCTAAGTGTTAGTGCACCTAAACACATAAAAGTCGAGCGTGATGAAATTGAAACAGGCTTTAACAGGAGTAATAGTCAAACTTATTTTGGCGTAGTGACTTGAGGTTTTTACAACAACCAACAAATATAAAGGTAATTATTTATGATAAAAAAACCCAATTTATTATCAATTAAAGATTGGATTGCAACCCGCTTTATTTCAGGTGCACCCTCTATTAGCACAGTAAACCGCTTATGTCGTGAAGGTAAACTACCCGCCACTAAAATAGGCAATACTTGGTACATTGAAGCAGATATTGAAAAGAGTATGACTGGTAATGAGCTGGTTGATAAAGTATTAAATGGTTTGTAATTATGCCACCACGCAAAAGAAGTAGGAAAAATCTAGGGCTAGAGCCTAACTTATATACCTATGGACCAAAAAACGACTACTTCCGGTACAAGCACCCCCTTACTGGAAAGTACCACCCCATGGGTAAGAATCGAGCCAAAGCACAAGCGGCGGCTCGTCAGCTGAATATTAGGCTTGATGGCCAGTGTATGCTGGTCGCTCATGTGATGGACTCCGATGCAGCTAATGTTGAGCTGCTAATTGATAGGTTTAAAAAAGAGTTTTTACCTACTC
This genomic interval from Spartinivicinus ruber contains the following:
- a CDS encoding helix-turn-helix domain-containing protein, with amino-acid sequence MIKKPNLLSIKDWIATRFISGAPSISTVNRLCREGKLPATKIGNTWYIEADIEKSMTGNELVDKVLNGL